TCTAGAAAATCAGAGCATTTTGGTTACCTGCCAACTTGAATTAGGAGGAACTCTTatggtcaaacctttgacctaggATCATGGGTCAAATTTTAGATCGTTCGGAATTTGGGTCATGacaatttatatatacatgTGATCAAAAGGCAAAAGATGATATAACCATGGGCAGCCTTGTTTGCCATGGACTAAGGTGGGTTACGTGGGAGCTATGAAGTGGACGAACTTCCAAAAGTGAACGAATTTCACCACTAAACAAGAATTGAATTCGAGGCAAACACAAATCACACAAGAAAACGATCTTCTGTGTTCGCATGAAAAcaaactttcttttaaaaaaccaaCTTCCGTATTCGTGAGTTCCAAAAATATTTCCACATTCAATAAGATTGACACACGTGCCAAACACTTTCTCtataaaaatggaaaggaaGAAGAGAGGGAAAGGAATTCTTTTTAACCAAAATAAGCTACTCACTTTTAGGTAACCTCGTTTGGTTAGTGTTTTAGGTGGACCCAATTTTTAGGTGGCTTCAAAATGCATTGACCAAATGCGTAGGTTAGATATGACCCTTTGGGTTAAGGGTTTTTGGGTAGCTACATTTATGGGTTTAGCTACATTTCTACTTCTTTGCACGATACATTTTTTAAGTGTTATTATTAGTATTCCAATTTCATTTCTTAGTAGTTTTAAATGTTTGTACTTGTATCTTGTtgtcaaaggaaaagaaaatagaacaatttttttttaaaaaataaaggaaataatgttttttaaaaaaaaaattatttcacttattttcttttgttatataaaaattaaataattttaaaatatataaattcttaattaattttagttatatttaatttcatttatatttttacaataaaaacaaatataaaaaagtcattttgaacattttttatACTTCCATATTTGAATCTTTGCGGTGTAAATTTGACCGAATATATAGATCAGAATCTTTTGCATGTGAACCACAAAAACCAGCCACATGCCAAAGGTATCCTTCATCCTTTGAGTCACCACTCTTGGATCTCCGTTGGATTATGGAGCTAGATCAGATTCCTCACGCATCAGTCGCGCTGATCGTCGGCGTCACCGGCATGGCCGGCTTGAGCTTGGCCGAAGCACTCAAGAAGCCTAGTGCCTCAGGCAGCCCATGGAAAGTCTACGGCGCCGCCCGCCGCCCCCAGCCCACCTGGTTCCCCATCTCCATCGTCGACCACTACATGACATTCGACGCCGTTTGTTCCGACGACACGCGGGCCAAGCTCTCTCCGATTTCGAACGAAGTCACGCACGTATTCTGGGTGGCCATCCAAGTCCGCGAAACGGAGGAACTCAACATCACCGTCAACGCCGCCATGCTGTCCAACGTACTCGAAGTTTTCAAATCGGCGCCGTCATCACGCCTCCAACACGTGACTCTTCAGACCGGTACCAAACATTACATGGGCCCGATATTCTACCCGGAAAAATCGAAACAGCTCACCGCACCGGAGACCCCATTTCGGGAGGATTTCCCTCGACTTCCATTCCCGAACTTCTACTACGCGCTCGAAGACCTACTAGCTTCGCACACACCCTCCTTCACCTACTCCGTTCACCGATCATCAATCATCATCGGCGCGTCTTCAAGGAGCACGTATAACGCGCTGCTCACACTCGCAGTTTATGCAGCCATATGTAAACACGAAGGCTTGCCGTTTCGGTATCCAGGCACCCGGTACACTTGGGATCATTTCTGCGACATGTCGGACGCGCGTGTGCTGGCGGAGCAGCAGATATGGGCGGCGGTTTCTGAAAAGGCTAAGAACCAAGCGTTCAACTGCGTAAACGGCGACATTTTTACTTGGAAGAGCATGTGGAAGGTAGTGTGCGAGGTGTTTGAGGTTGAGTTTGTGGAATTTGATGAGTCCCAGGAGTTTGATTTTGTGGGGATGATGAGTGAGAAAGGAAAAGTTTGGGAGAGCATTGTGAAAAAACATGGACTGTACGAGAGCAAATTAGAGGAGATCACTTGTTTTGCAGCGCTGAAAGCAGTTCTGCATTTCGAATTTCAGCATGTATGCAGCATGAACAAAAGTCGCAGTTTCGGGTGGTTTGGCCATGTGGATACGCTGCAGAGCATAGGCATATGGGTGGAGAGATTGAGAGTGATGAATATAATACCCTAAGGAAGATCTTTGTTGGTGGTTGTGGCTTGGGTCTTGGATCTTGTGTTGTAACTTGTAAGTTCCTCTATTGTTTACATTTTATGACTAGCACCTAAGGAAGATCTTTGTGGTTTAGTTCTTGGGTCTTGGGTCTTGTCTTGTTAGTT
This region of Vitis vinifera cultivar Pinot Noir 40024 chromosome 5, ASM3070453v1 genomic DNA includes:
- the LOC100260215 gene encoding 3-oxo-Delta(4,5)-steroid 5-beta-reductase, whose protein sequence is MELDQIPHASVALIVGVTGMAGLSLAEALKKPSASGSPWKVYGAARRPQPTWFPISIVDHYMTFDAVCSDDTRAKLSPISNEVTHVFWVAIQVRETEELNITVNAAMLSNVLEVFKSAPSSRLQHVTLQTGTKHYMGPIFYPEKSKQLTAPETPFREDFPRLPFPNFYYALEDLLASHTPSFTYSVHRSSIIIGASSRSTYNALLTLAVYAAICKHEGLPFRYPGTRYTWDHFCDMSDARVLAEQQIWAAVSEKAKNQAFNCVNGDIFTWKSMWKVVCEVFEVEFVEFDESQEFDFVGMMSEKGKVWESIVKKHGLYESKLEEITCFAALKAVLHFEFQHVCSMNKSRSFGWFGHVDTLQSIGIWVERLRVMNIIP